The following proteins come from a genomic window of Phnomibacter ginsenosidimutans:
- a CDS encoding glutamate synthase subunit beta, with translation MGKPTGFLEFTRTLPGKRPVNDRLHDYREFVDKFDEQQLNQQSARCMNCGVPFCHSGCPLGNVIPEFNDAIYRKNWREAYDILSYTNNFPEFTGRICPAPCESACVLGINQPPVAIEEIEKHIIEIAFEKGFVTANAPIVRTGKKVAVVGSGPAGLAAAAQLNKAGHSVTVFERDDKPGGLLRYGIPDFKLEKWVIDRRVALLEEEGVVFKCNTNVGTDISSGDLLREFHAVVLAGGSTIPRDLPVKGRDAKGVYFAMQFLKQQNKRVANPDVELLKERGFEGSNWAEEITATGKHVVVIGGGDTGSDCVGTSNRHGAASVTQFELLPQPPDSRTNAMPWPTYPMLLKTTSSHDEGCNRHWAIATKEVIKNEAGAIKALRIVDLEWELAPDGRPVKFQEKTETEREIPCDLVLLAMGFVHPQHNGVIADLELELDERGNVKASEQHFQTTLQKVFACGDMRRGQSLVVWAISEGRECARKVDEYLMGTSLLESKESSILFSFIQA, from the coding sequence ATGGGAAAACCCACAGGATTTCTGGAGTTTACAAGAACATTGCCAGGCAAGCGACCGGTAAATGACCGCCTGCATGACTACAGAGAATTTGTAGACAAATTTGACGAACAGCAACTCAATCAACAATCGGCCCGTTGCATGAATTGTGGCGTACCATTTTGCCACAGTGGCTGTCCGCTGGGCAATGTAATTCCTGAATTCAATGATGCCATTTACCGCAAAAACTGGCGGGAGGCATACGATATTCTCAGCTACACCAACAACTTTCCGGAGTTTACGGGGCGCATTTGTCCTGCACCATGCGAAAGCGCCTGTGTATTGGGCATCAACCAACCACCGGTAGCCATTGAAGAAATAGAAAAGCACATCATTGAAATTGCTTTTGAAAAAGGATTTGTTACAGCCAACGCTCCCATTGTTCGTACCGGTAAAAAAGTAGCGGTAGTGGGTTCTGGCCCTGCCGGACTGGCCGCTGCCGCCCAGCTGAACAAAGCTGGCCATTCAGTAACGGTGTTTGAAAGAGACGACAAACCCGGTGGCCTGCTGCGCTATGGCATCCCCGATTTTAAACTGGAAAAATGGGTGATTGACCGCAGGGTAGCTTTGCTGGAAGAAGAAGGCGTTGTCTTTAAATGCAATACCAACGTGGGCACCGACATTAGCAGTGGCGATTTGCTCCGCGAATTCCACGCCGTAGTGTTGGCGGGTGGCTCTACCATTCCCCGCGACCTGCCCGTAAAAGGCCGTGATGCCAAGGGTGTATATTTTGCCATGCAATTTTTGAAGCAACAAAACAAGCGGGTAGCCAACCCCGATGTGGAACTGTTGAAGGAACGTGGCTTTGAAGGAAGCAATTGGGCCGAAGAGATAACTGCCACCGGCAAGCATGTGGTGGTAATTGGTGGTGGCGATACCGGCAGCGACTGCGTAGGTACGAGCAACCGCCATGGTGCAGCCAGTGTTACGCAATTTGAATTGCTGCCTCAGCCGCCCGATAGTCGTACCAATGCCATGCCATGGCCCACTTACCCCATGCTGCTGAAAACCACCAGCAGCCATGATGAAGGTTGTAACCGCCATTGGGCGATTGCTACCAAAGAAGTGATTAAAAACGAAGCCGGTGCCATTAAAGCCCTCCGCATTGTTGACCTGGAATGGGAACTGGCACCAGATGGCCGCCCGGTGAAGTTTCAGGAAAAGACAGAAACTGAGAGAGAAATCCCTTGTGACCTCGTGTTACTGGCCATGGGCTTCGTACATCCGCAGCACAATGGCGTCATTGCCGATTTGGAACTGGAACTGGATGAACGGGGCAATGTAAAAGCTTCGGAGCAACATTTCCAGACGACTTTGCAGAAGGTTTTTGCCTGTGGCGACATGCGCCGCGGTCAGAGCCTGGTAGTATGGGCCATAAGCGAAGGCCGCGAATGTGCCCGCAAAGTAGACGAGTACCTGATGGGTACATCCTTGCTGGAAAGTAAGGAAAGCAGCATTTTATTCAGCTTCATCCAAGCATAA
- a CDS encoding glutamate synthase-related protein encodes MQYSTRMNDYATYKKYSKLVNDQTQKAATLRGLLEFKKLRPSLKIEEVEPAEVILKRFATGAMSFGSISWEAHTTLAIAMNRIGAKSNTGEGGEDERRYIPLENGDSMRSAIKQVASARFGVTSQYLTEADELQIKMAQGAKPGEGGQLPGDKVDEWIGKVRHSTPGVGLISPPPHHDIYSIEDLAQLIFDLKNANRRARISVKLVSKAGVGTIAAGVTKAKADVVLIAGHDGGTGASPLSSIRHAGLPWELGLAETHQTLVKNRLRSRVVVQADGQMKTGRDIAIAALLGAEEWGVATAALVVEGCIMMRKCHLNTCPVGVATQNPDLRKRFTGNADAVVNFFHFLVQELREIMAELGFRTIDEMVGQVDYLQVRENIDHWKYKNLNLKDMLYKEPAYGTTLHNSEKQDHGLQLVLDRHLLQLAQPALEKGTKVEATLPIKNIDRTCGTMLSNEITRKYGAAGLPDGTIHFKFEGTAGQSFGAFCTNGLSLELEGDANDYFGKGLSGANLAVYPSRVSSFVPEDNIIIGNVALYGATSGHAYIRGKAGERFAVRNSGALAVVEGVGDHGCEYMTGGTVIVLGETGRNFAAGMSGGITYVYDPNNLLPGRCNLEMVDLDPCDEADAQLLKTQLQQHFTLTGSNVAKYLLNDMEHAILQFVKVFPKDYKKVLQAKAKTNVPQPTA; translated from the coding sequence TTGCAGTACAGTACCCGCATGAACGATTATGCGACGTACAAGAAATACAGCAAGCTGGTCAACGATCAAACCCAAAAAGCAGCAACGTTGCGTGGATTGCTGGAGTTTAAAAAACTCCGTCCATCACTCAAAATTGAAGAAGTAGAACCTGCCGAAGTAATCCTCAAGCGTTTTGCTACGGGTGCCATGAGTTTTGGTTCTATCAGCTGGGAAGCACATACTACGTTGGCCATTGCCATGAACCGCATTGGTGCCAAAAGCAACACCGGTGAAGGTGGTGAAGATGAACGCCGTTACATTCCGTTGGAAAATGGCGACAGCATGCGGAGTGCCATCAAGCAGGTAGCTTCTGCCCGCTTTGGCGTCACCAGCCAGTACCTTACTGAAGCTGATGAATTGCAGATTAAAATGGCCCAAGGCGCCAAGCCCGGCGAAGGTGGCCAACTGCCCGGCGATAAGGTAGACGAATGGATTGGTAAAGTGCGTCACTCAACACCTGGTGTTGGTTTGATTTCACCTCCACCCCACCACGATATTTACAGCATTGAAGATTTGGCGCAGCTGATTTTCGATTTGAAAAATGCCAACCGCCGTGCCCGTATCAGTGTGAAGCTGGTGAGCAAGGCAGGTGTTGGTACCATTGCTGCCGGCGTTACCAAAGCCAAGGCCGATGTTGTGTTGATTGCCGGCCACGATGGTGGTACGGGAGCATCACCGCTGAGCTCTATCCGCCACGCTGGTTTGCCCTGGGAACTGGGCCTGGCTGAAACGCACCAGACATTGGTGAAGAACCGTCTGCGCAGCCGCGTAGTGGTACAAGCCGATGGCCAAATGAAAACCGGCCGTGACATTGCTATTGCCGCTTTGCTCGGTGCCGAAGAATGGGGCGTTGCCACCGCTGCACTGGTAGTGGAAGGTTGCATCATGATGCGTAAGTGCCACCTCAATACCTGCCCTGTAGGTGTGGCTACGCAAAACCCTGATTTGCGCAAACGCTTTACCGGCAATGCAGATGCCGTGGTGAATTTCTTCCACTTCTTGGTACAAGAACTGCGGGAAATTATGGCCGAGCTGGGCTTCCGCACCATTGATGAAATGGTGGGCCAGGTAGACTACCTGCAGGTGCGTGAAAACATTGACCACTGGAAATACAAAAACCTGAACCTGAAAGACATGCTGTACAAAGAGCCGGCCTATGGTACTACGCTCCACAACAGCGAGAAGCAGGATCACGGTTTGCAATTGGTGCTCGATAGGCATTTACTGCAACTGGCACAGCCAGCATTGGAAAAGGGCACAAAAGTAGAAGCCACATTGCCCATCAAAAACATCGACCGCACTTGCGGCACCATGTTGTCGAATGAAATCACCCGCAAGTATGGCGCTGCCGGTTTGCCCGATGGTACCATTCACTTCAAGTTTGAAGGCACTGCCGGCCAGAGCTTTGGTGCTTTTTGCACCAATGGCCTGAGCCTCGAACTGGAAGGTGATGCCAACGACTATTTTGGTAAGGGCCTGAGTGGAGCAAACCTCGCTGTCTATCCCAGCCGTGTGTCGAGCTTTGTACCCGAAGACAATATCATTATTGGCAACGTGGCATTGTATGGCGCTACCAGCGGCCATGCTTACATCCGTGGTAAGGCAGGCGAACGTTTTGCGGTACGCAACAGTGGTGCACTGGCTGTAGTAGAAGGCGTGGGCGACCACGGCTGCGAATACATGACAGGTGGCACTGTAATAGTGCTCGGCGAAACCGGCCGCAACTTTGCAGCAGGCATGAGCGGTGGCATTACCTATGTGTACGATCCCAACAACTTGTTGCCTGGTCGTTGCAACCTCGAAATGGTAGACCTCGACCCTTGCGATGAAGCCGATGCACAACTGCTGAAAACGCAATTGCAGCAACACTTTACACTTACAGGCAGCAATGTGGCCAAGTATTTACTCAACGATATGGAGCATGCCATTTTGCAGTTTGTAAAAGTGTTTCCGAAGGATTACAAAAAAGTACTGCAAGCAAAAGCCAAAACAAATGTGCCACAACCAACTGCATAA
- the ilvC gene encoding ketol-acid reductoisomerase, giving the protein MAKLNFGGVEENVVTREEFPLAKAQEVLKNETIAVIGYGVQGPGQALNQRDNGINVIVGQRKNSKTWDKAVKDGFVPGETLFEIEEALERGTIICYLLSDAAQIELWPTVKKHLTAGKALYFSHGFGITFNEQTGIIPPADVDVFLVAPKGSGTSLRRMFLQGRGLNSSFAIYQDATGKAKDRVIALGIAVGSGYLFETDFRKEVFSDLTGERGTLMGAIQGIFAAQYQVLRDNGHSPSEAFNETVEELTQSLMPLVAENGMDWMYANCSTTAQRGALDWWKKFRDASYPVFSELYQSVATGKESQRSIDSNSQPDYREKLEAELAELRESEMWQAGKTVRSLRPENQAGA; this is encoded by the coding sequence ATGGCAAAGCTCAATTTCGGCGGCGTTGAAGAAAACGTAGTAACCCGCGAAGAATTTCCACTGGCAAAAGCACAGGAAGTGCTGAAAAATGAAACCATCGCCGTCATCGGTTATGGTGTGCAGGGTCCTGGCCAGGCACTCAACCAACGCGACAATGGCATCAACGTAATTGTTGGCCAGCGCAAAAATTCAAAAACCTGGGATAAGGCAGTGAAAGACGGCTTTGTACCCGGCGAAACGCTGTTTGAAATTGAAGAAGCACTGGAGCGTGGCACTATCATTTGCTACCTGCTCAGCGATGCTGCACAAATAGAACTGTGGCCTACCGTGAAGAAGCATCTTACTGCTGGTAAAGCGTTATACTTCTCTCATGGTTTTGGCATCACGTTCAACGAGCAGACAGGTATCATTCCTCCTGCCGATGTAGATGTATTCCTCGTGGCACCAAAAGGTTCGGGCACTTCATTGCGCCGCATGTTCCTGCAAGGCCGTGGCCTCAACAGCAGCTTCGCTATTTACCAAGATGCCACTGGCAAAGCCAAAGACCGTGTGATTGCTTTGGGTATTGCCGTAGGTAGCGGCTACCTGTTCGAAACAGATTTCAGAAAAGAAGTATTCAGCGATTTGACCGGCGAACGTGGTACGCTGATGGGTGCTATCCAAGGCATTTTTGCGGCACAGTACCAAGTACTCCGCGACAATGGCCACAGCCCTTCTGAAGCTTTCAACGAAACAGTAGAAGAACTGACCCAAAGCCTGATGCCACTGGTAGCAGAAAACGGCATGGACTGGATGTATGCCAACTGCTCTACCACTGCACAGCGTGGTGCCCTCGACTGGTGGAAGAAATTCCGCGATGCTTCTTACCCTGTGTTTAGCGAACTGTACCAGAGCGTAGCCACCGGTAAAGAAAGCCAGCGCAGCATCGACAGCAACAGCCAACCCGACTACCGCGAAAAACTGGAAGCCGAACTGGCCGAGCTGCGGGAAAGCGAAATGTGGCAGGCAGGTAAAACCGTTCGCAGCCTGCGTCCGGAAAACCAGGCCGGCGCCTAA
- a CDS encoding glutamate synthase central domain-containing protein, giving the protein MIEKQVGLYDPSFEHDACGIGFVAHIRGKKSHQHVSDALTVLENMEHRGACGCEVNTGDGAGIMIQIPHEFFYAEALKSGVMLPAVGKYGVGVIFFPKNVTLREACRDTFNRTAEQLGMEILWYRRVPVNTEGIGETALSVEPEMEQVFIKCPDHINDQTDFDRKLFVLRNYASHLINNTVKQDAVGFYVASMSSRVLVYKGQLTSHQVREYFPDLSQKTLTSAFGLVHSRFATNTFPSWKLAQPFRFIAHNGEINTLQGNLNWLRSSEKGFTSPYFTHEEMEMLLPIVTSGQSDSACLDNMIELLTYTGRSLPHVMMMLIPEAWDENNEMDAAKKAFYEYHACLMEPWDGPASISFTDGKMIGATLDRNGLRPSRYTVTTDDRVIMSSESGALPVDPAIIKERGRLQPGKMFVVDMEQERIISDEELKNEICNLKPYGDWLNKYKIRLEELPEPRVMFTHLEQDQIFKYQKVFGYSSEDLDSIISAMAVGGKEPIGSMGTDTPLAVLSDQPQHLSYYFKQLFAQVTNPPIDPIRERLVMSLATFVGNNGNLLSEDPLSAHTVALKHPILSNHELEKIRSIDTGIFQAKTLQCYFMADGKPGSLKRALERICRYAVDAVEDGFEVLILSDRAIDSDHAPIPSLLATAAVHHHLIRKGYRGKVGIVVEAGDVWEVHHFACLLGFGATAINPYLALSTIRDMKLSGKLESELDADVLKKNYIKAVKEGLLKVFSKMGISTLQSYQGAQIFEIIGINRSVVDQFFTGAVSRIEGMGLDEIARETLAKHYFAFSKKKYHMTGCPWVGYISGNAKANSICSIRKPFTFCSTVPA; this is encoded by the coding sequence ATGATTGAGAAACAAGTTGGGTTATACGATCCTTCCTTTGAACACGATGCGTGTGGCATCGGCTTTGTAGCCCACATTCGTGGTAAAAAATCGCACCAACATGTTAGCGATGCGCTGACTGTATTGGAAAACATGGAGCACCGTGGTGCCTGTGGTTGTGAAGTCAACACCGGCGATGGTGCGGGCATCATGATTCAGATTCCCCATGAGTTTTTCTATGCAGAAGCACTGAAATCTGGCGTGATGCTGCCTGCCGTTGGCAAGTATGGCGTTGGCGTTATTTTCTTTCCGAAAAATGTAACGCTCCGCGAAGCCTGCCGCGATACATTCAACCGCACTGCCGAGCAGTTGGGTATGGAAATACTGTGGTATCGCCGGGTACCGGTAAACACCGAAGGCATTGGCGAAACAGCCCTGAGTGTGGAGCCCGAAATGGAACAGGTATTCATTAAATGCCCCGACCACATCAACGACCAAACCGATTTCGACCGCAAGTTGTTTGTGCTGCGCAACTACGCTTCTCATCTCATCAACAATACAGTGAAGCAAGATGCCGTTGGCTTTTACGTAGCGTCTATGTCATCACGTGTGTTGGTGTACAAAGGACAGCTTACCAGCCATCAGGTGCGGGAGTATTTCCCCGACTTGTCGCAGAAAACACTCACCAGTGCTTTTGGCCTGGTGCACAGCCGTTTTGCCACCAACACCTTCCCCAGTTGGAAGCTGGCGCAGCCCTTCCGTTTCATTGCCCATAATGGTGAAATCAATACTCTGCAAGGCAACCTCAACTGGTTGCGTAGTAGCGAAAAGGGCTTTACTTCTCCTTACTTCACCCACGAAGAAATGGAGATGCTGCTGCCCATTGTCACCAGCGGACAAAGCGATAGTGCCTGCCTCGACAACATGATTGAATTGCTGACCTACACTGGTCGCAGTTTGCCGCATGTAATGATGATGCTGATACCGGAAGCATGGGATGAAAACAACGAGATGGATGCGGCGAAAAAAGCATTCTACGAATACCATGCTTGTTTGATGGAGCCTTGGGATGGTCCGGCTTCTATCTCCTTTACCGATGGTAAAATGATTGGTGCTACCCTCGACCGAAACGGTCTTCGCCCCTCACGGTACACCGTTACTACCGACGACCGGGTAATCATGTCCAGCGAATCGGGTGCTTTGCCCGTTGATCCTGCCATCATTAAAGAACGTGGCCGCCTGCAACCCGGCAAAATGTTTGTGGTAGACATGGAGCAGGAACGCATCATCAGTGATGAGGAACTCAAAAACGAAATTTGCAACCTGAAGCCTTACGGCGACTGGTTGAATAAATACAAAATCCGTTTGGAAGAACTGCCCGAACCACGGGTGATGTTTACCCATCTGGAACAAGACCAGATTTTCAAATACCAGAAAGTATTTGGCTATAGCTCAGAAGATTTGGACAGCATCATTTCGGCCATGGCCGTGGGTGGAAAAGAGCCAATCGGTTCGATGGGCACCGATACGCCACTGGCGGTGTTGAGTGACCAGCCACAACATTTGTCGTATTACTTCAAGCAGCTGTTTGCACAGGTAACCAACCCACCCATCGATCCTATTCGTGAAAGATTGGTGATGAGCCTGGCCACTTTTGTGGGCAACAACGGCAATCTGCTGTCAGAAGATCCTTTAAGTGCACACACCGTTGCACTCAAGCATCCCATTTTGTCGAACCATGAGCTGGAAAAAATCCGCTCCATTGATACCGGTATCTTCCAGGCCAAAACATTGCAGTGTTATTTCATGGCCGATGGAAAACCTGGCTCACTGAAACGGGCACTCGAACGCATTTGCCGTTATGCAGTAGACGCCGTGGAAGACGGCTTCGAAGTACTCATCCTCAGCGACCGAGCTATTGATAGTGACCATGCGCCTATTCCATCACTGTTGGCCACGGCTGCGGTACACCACCACCTCATCCGCAAAGGGTATCGGGGTAAGGTTGGTATTGTAGTAGAAGCCGGCGATGTATGGGAAGTGCATCACTTCGCATGTCTGTTGGGTTTTGGTGCCACTGCTATCAACCCCTACCTCGCATTGAGCACCATCCGCGACATGAAATTGTCGGGCAAACTTGAATCGGAGCTCGACGCTGATGTACTCAAGAAAAACTATATCAAAGCGGTCAAAGAAGGCTTGCTGAAAGTGTTCAGTAAAATGGGTATCAGTACCCTGCAATCTTATCAGGGTGCACAAATCTTCGAAATCATTGGTATCAACCGCAGCGTTGTTGACCAGTTCTTTACCGGAGCTGTAAGCCGTATTGAAGGCATGGGCCTCGATGAAATAGCCCGTGAAACGCTGGCTAAGCACTACTTCGCTTTCAGCAAAAAGAAGTACCACATGACCGGCTGCCCGTGGGTGGGGTATATCAGTGGAAACGCAAAGGCGAATTCCATTTGTTCAATCCGCAAACCATTCACCTTTTGCAGTACAGTACCCGCATGA